In one Nostoc sp. KVJ3 genomic region, the following are encoded:
- a CDS encoding proline--tRNA ligase yields the protein MRLSQMLFVTLRDDPADAEIPSHKLLLRAGYIRRIGSGIYAYLPLMWRVLQKVSQIVREEMNATGAQECLLPQLQPADLWKESGRWDTYTKAEGIMFSLIDRREQQLGLGPTHEEVITAIARDMIRSYRQLPLHLYQIQTKFRDEIRPRFGLMRGREFIMKDGYSFHADEASLKETYQDMYKAYSNMLRRSGLAFRAVEADSGAIGGSGSTEFMILAEAGEDEVLYTEDGKYAANVEKAVSLPIDAETSRFTTYEKRDTPGTETIEKVCQILNCSSTQLVKNVLYQTVYDNGITVLVLVNIRGDQEVNEVKLQNELTKLASEYGGKTIISLNVPNLEAQQTWTAKSLPLGYIAPDIGDEYITGNKQIHPKFLRLVDQTAVDLKNFVTGANEPGYHVVGANWGEQFKLPERVVDIRKARPGDRAIHNPEQTLQSARGIEAGHIFQLGTKYSQTMGATYTNEQGEEKPLVMGCFGVGVSRLAQAAVEQSYDKDGIIWPAAIAPYHAIVTIPNIKDAQQVEIAEKLYTELNQAGIETILDDRDERAGVKFKDADLIGIPYRIVTGRAIANGKVEVVERATRQSQEIVIDEVTATLKQWITEAIGHRA from the coding sequence ATGCGACTGTCACAAATGTTATTCGTTACACTCCGGGATGATCCAGCTGATGCTGAGATTCCCAGTCATAAATTATTACTCCGTGCAGGTTACATTCGTCGCATCGGTAGTGGTATCTATGCTTATCTGCCGCTAATGTGGCGGGTACTGCAAAAAGTTTCCCAGATTGTGCGGGAAGAAATGAACGCTACAGGCGCACAAGAATGTCTTTTACCACAATTACAACCTGCTGATTTATGGAAGGAATCGGGACGCTGGGACACTTACACCAAAGCTGAGGGGATTATGTTTTCCCTAATTGACCGCCGTGAGCAACAATTAGGATTAGGCCCAACTCATGAGGAAGTCATCACAGCGATCGCTCGTGATATGATTCGCTCGTATCGCCAACTACCCCTACATCTCTACCAAATTCAAACCAAGTTCCGTGATGAAATTCGTCCCCGCTTTGGTTTGATGCGTGGACGAGAGTTTATCATGAAGGACGGCTACTCTTTCCATGCCGATGAAGCCAGCCTCAAAGAAACTTACCAGGATATGTATAAAGCGTACAGCAATATGCTGCGGCGTTCTGGTTTAGCTTTTCGGGCAGTGGAAGCTGATTCTGGTGCAATAGGCGGTTCTGGTTCCACAGAATTTATGATTTTGGCGGAAGCCGGCGAAGATGAAGTTCTCTACACTGAAGATGGTAAATACGCCGCTAACGTAGAAAAGGCTGTTTCTTTACCAATTGACGCTGAAACTTCACGGTTTACAACCTACGAAAAACGGGATACACCTGGAACAGAAACCATTGAAAAAGTTTGTCAAATCCTCAACTGTTCTTCCACTCAATTGGTGAAAAATGTCCTTTATCAGACAGTTTATGATAATGGTATAACGGTGTTAGTTCTGGTGAACATCCGAGGCGATCAGGAAGTGAATGAAGTCAAGTTGCAAAATGAATTGACTAAATTAGCTTCTGAGTATGGTGGTAAAACTATTATTAGTTTAAATGTACCAAATCTAGAAGCCCAGCAAACATGGACAGCTAAATCTCTGCCTTTAGGCTACATTGCACCAGATATCGGAGATGAGTATATTACTGGCAATAAACAGATTCATCCTAAATTTTTGCGCTTAGTAGATCAAACAGCCGTTGATTTAAAAAACTTTGTTACAGGTGCAAATGAACCTGGTTATCACGTAGTTGGTGCTAATTGGGGTGAGCAATTTAAGTTACCAGAGCGAGTAGTAGATATTCGTAAGGCAAGACCAGGCGATCGCGCCATCCATAATCCAGAACAAACCTTACAAAGCGCCCGTGGAATTGAAGCCGGTCACATCTTCCAATTAGGGACTAAATATTCTCAAACGATGGGTGCAACTTATACCAATGAACAGGGCGAAGAGAAGCCGCTAGTTATGGGTTGTTTTGGTGTCGGTGTGTCGCGGTTAGCACAAGCTGCCGTAGAGCAATCTTACGATAAAGATGGAATTATTTGGCCAGCTGCGATCGCACCCTACCACGCGATCGTCACAATTCCGAACATCAAGGATGCTCAACAAGTCGAAATCGCCGAAAAACTTTACACAGAACTCAATCAAGCAGGAATTGAAACCATACTAGATGACCGCGATGAACGGGCTGGAGTCAAATTTAAAGATGCTGACTTGATTGGTATACCTTATAGAATTGTAACCGGACGAGCGATCGCTAATGGCAAAGTTGAAGTTGTAGAAAGAGCCACCCGTCAATCTCAAGAAATTGTCATTGATGAAGTTACAGCGACACTCAAACAGTGGATTACGGAAGCAATAGGGCATAGGGCATAG
- a CDS encoding GerMN domain-containing protein, which yields MKDQQGSNRISSGVIAAVSAVVVAVGGGVAWFTSHSSNTPTPSNTSGQIAQPAQPSNRQPVANEKTPNVYWLTPKDKNVVLVPQPVKVASILPNQPLEAAFQSLLAGPTTEATGSTTIPKGTKLLGLKSENNEVHVNLSEDFTSGGGSTSMMGRVGQVVYTATTLNPKAKVYIDVNGKPLDVLGGEGLELQQPLTRESFDKNYQL from the coding sequence ATGAAAGACCAACAAGGATCTAATCGTATTTCTTCAGGCGTAATTGCAGCTGTGTCAGCAGTGGTTGTAGCGGTGGGTGGCGGTGTGGCTTGGTTTACCTCACACTCCAGCAATACTCCCACACCGTCAAACACCTCTGGGCAAATCGCTCAACCAGCACAGCCATCGAATAGGCAGCCAGTTGCTAATGAAAAAACCCCCAATGTTTATTGGCTCACACCAAAAGACAAAAATGTTGTTTTGGTTCCCCAGCCTGTTAAAGTCGCTTCTATACTACCCAACCAGCCTTTAGAAGCAGCTTTCCAAAGTTTGTTAGCAGGGCCAACAACAGAAGCAACAGGTTCGACAACTATCCCCAAAGGAACCAAACTTTTGGGGCTGAAATCAGAAAATAACGAAGTTCACGTTAATTTATCAGAAGATTTTACCAGTGGTGGCGGTAGCACATCAATGATGGGTCGCGTGGGACAAGTTGTTTATACTGCGACAACTTTAAATCCCAAAGCCAAAGTGTACATTGACGTGAACGGCAAACCGTTGGATGTTTTAGGTGGTGAAGGTTTAGAGTTACAACAGCCACTAACTCGTGAAAGCTTTGATAAAAATTATCAGCTTTAG
- a CDS encoding ArsR/SmtB family transcription factor: MKQTLPLPPEVVQQVAEYFSLLSEPMRLRLLHLLRDEEKCVQELVEATHTSQANVSKHLKVMWQAGILSRRSEGTCAYYRVEDEMIFDLCNRVCDRLATRLEEQARNFRVLNSKR, encoded by the coding sequence ATGAAACAAACGTTGCCTTTACCGCCAGAAGTGGTGCAACAAGTAGCTGAATACTTCAGCCTGTTAAGTGAGCCGATGCGCTTGCGGCTGCTCCACTTATTACGGGATGAAGAAAAATGCGTGCAAGAGTTGGTAGAGGCAACACACACTTCTCAGGCAAATGTATCAAAACACCTGAAGGTAATGTGGCAAGCAGGTATCCTTAGCCGCCGCAGTGAAGGAACTTGCGCCTATTACCGGGTGGAAGATGAAATGATTTTTGATTTGTGTAATCGGGTTTGCGATCGCCTTGCCACAAGGTTAGAAGAGCAAGCCCGTAATTTTCGTGTATTAAATAGCAAACGGTAG
- the accB gene encoding acetyl-CoA carboxylase biotin carboxyl carrier protein: MPLDFNEIRQLLATIAQTDIAEVTLKSDDFELTVRKAVSFSNQMLSVGQPTFGGVVGSGLTSGSSGGNQMNTSQVTEVSTSRVFENTGSSTQLQVSVNPPSIIDQRLVEVPSPMVGTFYRAPAPGEAAFVEVGDRIRKGQTVCIIEAMKLMNEIEAEVSGQVMEILLQNGDAVEYGQPLMRINPD, from the coding sequence GTGCCATTGGACTTTAATGAAATCCGCCAACTATTGGCAACTATCGCACAAACAGATATTGCAGAAGTCACGCTTAAAAGCGATGATTTTGAACTAACAGTTCGTAAGGCTGTGAGCTTCAGCAATCAGATGTTGTCGGTAGGTCAACCGACCTTCGGCGGTGTGGTAGGTTCGGGCTTGACATCGGGTTCATCTGGGGGAAACCAGATGAACACGAGTCAGGTAACGGAGGTGTCCACATCTCGCGTGTTTGAGAATACTGGTAGTAGCACACAATTGCAGGTATCAGTAAATCCTCCCTCAATCATTGACCAGAGATTAGTGGAAGTGCCTTCCCCAATGGTGGGAACGTTTTATCGCGCTCCTGCGCCTGGGGAAGCGGCATTTGTGGAAGTGGGCGATCGCATCCGCAAGGGTCAAACAGTCTGTATCATTGAAGCCATGAAGCTGATGAATGAAATCGAAGCCGAAGTCTCTGGACAGGTGATGGAAATTCTTCTCCAAAATGGCGACGCTGTAGAATATGGTCAACCTTTGATGCGAATTAACCCCGATTAA